A single region of the Lotus japonicus ecotype B-129 chromosome 4, LjGifu_v1.2 genome encodes:
- the LOC130713156 gene encoding uncharacterized protein LOC130713156 encodes MASNFSTRSSASNGYGRRRNVLCKCGVVAPVITTWTNENGNIGRRFFGCGRFKEQNKRQCDFFQWYDEMEGNPRDKKLIAALLRRVEGMKKNEAMLIKWCVLGWSLVVFLLVVCVIQMMKLMKYK; translated from the exons ATGGCAAGTAATTTTTCAACAAGGAGTTCTGCGTCCAATGGGTATGGTCGAAGGAGGAACGTACTGTGCAAGTGCGGTGTTGTTGCTCCGGTTATCACTACTTGGACGAATGAAAATGGTAACATTGGGAGGCGTTTCTTTGGATGTGGAAGGTTTAAG GAACAGAACAAGAGGCAATGTGATTTCTTTCAGTGGTATGATGAGATGGAGGGCAACCCGCGTGATAAGAAGTTAATTGCAGCCTTGTTGCGTAGAGTTGAGGggatgaagaagaatgaagCAATGTTgatcaagtggtgtgtgttggGATGGTCCTTAGTTGTGTTTCTGTTGGTTGTTTGTGTAATTCAGATGATGAAATTGATGAAGTATAAGTAA